From the genome of Flavobacterium luteolum, one region includes:
- a CDS encoding homocysteine S-methyltransferase family protein, translating into MAITIQEAIKKNILILDGAMGTMLQRYNFSEEDFRGERFKDFPHPLKGNNDLLSLTQPQAIRDVHAAYYEAGADIVETNTFSGTTIGMADYHMEDLVYELNYESAKLAREVADEFTAKNPEKPRFVAGSIGPTNRTASMSPDVNDPGYRAVTFDDLRIAYKQQAEALIDGGCDLLLVETIFDTLNAKAALFAIEEVKEERNLDIPIMVSGTITDASGRTLSGQTVEAFLISVSHIPLLSVGFNCALGADLLKPYLKTLAHNTSFNVSAHPNAGLPNAFGQYDETPEQTQAFIKEYLEDNLINIIGGCCGTTPDHIRLMAEVAKDYKPRVAPVTV; encoded by the coding sequence ATGGCAATAACAATTCAAGAAGCAATAAAAAAAAATATCCTAATCCTTGATGGAGCAATGGGAACGATGTTGCAACGCTATAATTTCTCGGAAGAAGATTTTAGAGGAGAGCGTTTCAAAGATTTTCCGCATCCGTTAAAAGGAAACAACGATTTACTATCCCTAACACAACCACAAGCGATTCGCGATGTACACGCCGCGTATTATGAAGCTGGTGCTGACATCGTAGAAACCAACACTTTTTCAGGAACGACAATCGGTATGGCTGATTATCACATGGAAGATTTGGTTTATGAATTAAACTACGAATCGGCAAAACTCGCACGCGAGGTTGCCGATGAGTTTACCGCAAAAAATCCGGAAAAACCACGTTTCGTAGCGGGGTCAATTGGACCGACAAACCGTACAGCAAGTATGTCGCCAGACGTAAACGATCCAGGTTACAGAGCCGTAACGTTTGACGATTTACGAATTGCATACAAACAGCAAGCTGAGGCGTTAATAGATGGTGGATGTGATTTGCTTTTAGTAGAAACAATTTTCGATACATTAAATGCAAAAGCAGCACTTTTTGCAATCGAAGAAGTAAAAGAAGAACGCAATCTTGATATTCCAATCATGGTTTCAGGAACAATTACCGATGCTTCAGGAAGAACACTTTCTGGACAAACTGTAGAGGCATTTTTGATTTCAGTTTCGCATATTCCGTTATTGAGTGTAGGTTTCAATTGCGCCCTTGGAGCCGATTTGCTGAAACCGTATTTAAAGACATTAGCGCACAACACAAGTTTTAATGTTTCTGCACATCCAAATGCAGGACTGCCAAATGCTTTCGGACAATATGATGAAACGCCAGAACAGACACAGGCCTTCATCAAAGAATATTTAGAGGATAATTTAATTAATATCATCGGAGGTTGTTGCGGAACAACTCCAGATCATATTCGATTAATGGCTGAGGTTGCAAAGGATTATAAACCGAGAGTTGCACCGGTAACAGTATAG
- the metF gene encoding methylenetetrahydrofolate reductase [NAD(P)H], with translation MKVTEHIENAKGKTLFSFEIIPPQKGKSIQELYDNIDPLMEFNPPFIDVTTSREEYIYIDKGNGLLDKKLTRMRPGTLGICASIKHKYNVDTVPHLLCGGFTKEETEYMLVDCHYLGINNVMALRGDAMKDEQSFVPKAGGNHYAIDLVKQINDLNCGKYLHEVMDADNKADFCIGVAGYPEKHLESPSLQSDLKRLKEKVDAGADYVVTQMFFDNSKYFAFVEKAREMGITIPIIPGIKPIAVQRHLQVLPQIFRIDLPEDLIDAVDKCKNNAEIKQVGIEWAIQQSLELKAAGVPFLHYYSMGKSENIRQIASQVF, from the coding sequence ATGAAAGTAACAGAACATATAGAAAACGCCAAAGGAAAAACATTATTCTCATTTGAAATTATTCCGCCTCAAAAGGGTAAAAGCATTCAGGAATTATACGATAATATTGATCCGTTGATGGAGTTTAATCCGCCGTTTATTGATGTAACGACTTCACGTGAGGAGTATATTTACATTGATAAAGGTAACGGACTTTTGGATAAAAAATTGACTCGTATGCGTCCGGGAACGCTTGGAATTTGCGCTTCTATAAAACATAAATACAATGTTGACACTGTTCCGCATTTGCTTTGTGGTGGTTTCACTAAAGAAGAAACTGAGTATATGCTGGTTGACTGTCATTATTTGGGAATCAATAATGTAATGGCGCTTCGAGGTGACGCAATGAAAGACGAACAATCTTTTGTGCCTAAAGCAGGTGGTAATCATTATGCAATTGATTTGGTAAAACAAATCAACGATTTGAACTGCGGAAAATATCTTCACGAAGTTATGGATGCTGATAATAAAGCCGATTTCTGCATTGGAGTTGCGGGTTATCCAGAAAAACATTTAGAATCACCATCTTTACAATCAGATTTAAAAAGATTAAAAGAAAAAGTTGATGCAGGAGCAGATTATGTGGTAACACAAATGTTTTTTGACAACTCAAAATATTTTGCCTTTGTAGAAAAAGCAAGAGAAATGGGAATCACAATTCCGATTATTCCTGGAATTAAACCAATCGCTGTTCAAAGACATTTACAAGTTTTACCACAGATTTTCAGAATCGATTTGCCAGAAGATTTAATTGATGCTGTGGACAAATGCAAAAATAACGCTGAAATCAAACAAGTCGGAATCGAATGGGCGATTCAGCAATCATTAGAATTAAAAGCCGCTGGAGTTCCGTTTTTACACTATTATTCAATGGGTAAATCTGAGAATATCCGCCAGATTGCAAGTCAGGTTTTTTAA
- the metH gene encoding methionine synthase, whose product MTEKRRDLVLSGLEPLIITPESVFVNVGERTNVTGSRKFLRLIKEEKYDEALDIARQQVEGGAQIIDINMDEGMLDGVTAMTKFLNLIAAEPDISRVPIMIDSSKWEIIEAGLKVVQGKSVVNSISLKEGEEAFIHHAKLIKRYGAAAIIMAFDEVGQADNYDRRVEICQRSYDILVNKVGFPPQDIIFDLNIFPVATGMEEHRLNALDFFRGTKWVRENLPHAHISGGVSNVSFSFRGNDTVREAMHSVFLYHAIKNGMTMGIVNPEMLTIYDDIPKDLLEHVEDVILDRRDDATERLLDFAENVKGEAKSDEKVVQEWRFGTVQERITHSLVKGIDAFIEEDVEEARLAATKPIEVIEINLMTGMNVVGDLFGSGKMFLPQVVKSARVMKKAVAYLLPFIEASKQAGDKQGNGKILMATVKGDVHDIGKNIVSVVLACNNYEIVDLGVMVPPEKIIAAAIEHEVDIIGLSGLITPSLDEMVYLAKELDKQDIKIPIMIGGATTSRAHTAVKIAPQYRETVIHVNDASRAVTVAGNLLDHNRKIYAADIRAEYDSFRETFLNRSRDKNFLTIEDARKNKLPLDWSEYTPTKPKVIGAQTIEIELDVLVPYIDWTPFFQTWELYGKYPAILTDEVVGEQATSVFNDAQAMLKVILEEKKLKAKGIYGIFPANQVNDDDIELRDENGKVLEKFLTLRQQSQKTKGAPNIALADFILPKESGIEDYIGAFCVTTGFGVDEWAAEYEKNLDDYNSIMVKALADRFAEAFAEYLHERVRKDFWGYDSEESLTNEELIKENYKGIRPAPGYPACPDHLEKPTIWKLLDVEKQIGVKLTESMAMWPASSVSGYYFGNPKSRYFGLGKIKEDQVTDYAKRRNVPLDYAMKWLNPNIAD is encoded by the coding sequence ATGACAGAAAAAAGAAGAGACCTTGTATTATCAGGATTAGAACCGTTGATTATTACGCCCGAAAGTGTTTTCGTGAATGTTGGTGAGCGTACAAACGTAACAGGTTCAAGAAAATTCTTGAGATTAATCAAGGAAGAGAAATATGACGAGGCGCTTGATATTGCAAGACAGCAGGTAGAAGGTGGAGCACAAATCATCGATATTAATATGGATGAAGGAATGCTTGACGGTGTTACTGCGATGACTAAATTTTTGAATTTAATTGCGGCAGAACCAGATATTTCGAGAGTGCCAATTATGATCGACAGTTCGAAATGGGAAATCATCGAAGCCGGTCTGAAAGTAGTACAAGGAAAAAGCGTTGTTAACTCGATTTCGTTAAAAGAAGGCGAAGAAGCTTTTATTCACCATGCTAAATTAATTAAACGTTACGGAGCAGCGGCAATTATTATGGCTTTTGACGAAGTTGGTCAAGCTGATAATTACGATCGTCGTGTGGAGATTTGTCAGCGTTCGTATGATATTTTGGTGAACAAAGTAGGATTTCCTCCGCAGGATATTATTTTCGATTTGAATATTTTCCCGGTTGCAACGGGAATGGAAGAGCATAGATTAAACGCTTTGGACTTCTTTAGAGGAACAAAATGGGTTCGCGAGAATCTTCCTCATGCACATATAAGCGGTGGTGTGAGCAACGTTTCGTTTTCTTTTAGAGGAAACGATACGGTTCGTGAAGCGATGCACTCGGTATTTTTATACCACGCAATTAAAAACGGAATGACGATGGGAATCGTAAATCCGGAAATGTTGACGATTTACGATGATATTCCGAAAGATTTATTAGAACACGTTGAAGACGTAATTTTAGATAGACGCGACGATGCGACAGAACGACTTTTGGATTTTGCAGAAAATGTAAAGGGCGAAGCAAAGAGCGATGAAAAAGTGGTTCAGGAATGGCGTTTTGGAACGGTTCAGGAGCGTATTACACATTCATTGGTAAAAGGAATTGACGCTTTTATTGAAGAAGATGTTGAAGAAGCACGTTTGGCAGCAACAAAACCAATTGAGGTTATCGAAATTAATTTGATGACGGGAATGAATGTGGTTGGAGATTTATTCGGAAGCGGAAAAATGTTCTTGCCTCAGGTTGTAAAATCGGCTCGTGTAATGAAAAAAGCCGTTGCTTATTTATTGCCTTTTATTGAAGCGAGCAAACAAGCGGGAGACAAACAAGGAAACGGAAAAATCCTAATGGCAACTGTAAAAGGTGATGTTCACGACATTGGTAAAAATATCGTTTCAGTGGTTTTGGCTTGTAACAATTACGAGATTGTCGATCTTGGTGTTATGGTGCCTCCGGAAAAAATCATTGCAGCGGCGATTGAACATGAAGTTGATATTATTGGATTAAGCGGATTGATCACGCCTTCGCTTGATGAAATGGTTTATTTAGCCAAAGAATTAGACAAACAAGATATTAAAATCCCGATTATGATTGGTGGGGCAACGACTTCGCGTGCGCATACAGCCGTGAAAATTGCGCCTCAATACAGAGAAACTGTAATTCACGTTAACGATGCTTCAAGAGCTGTTACCGTTGCAGGAAATCTGTTAGATCATAACCGAAAAATATATGCGGCAGATATTCGTGCAGAATATGATTCGTTTAGAGAAACGTTTTTAAATCGTTCGAGAGACAAGAATTTCTTAACGATTGAAGATGCTCGCAAAAATAAATTACCATTGGATTGGTCGGAATATACTCCGACGAAACCAAAAGTAATTGGTGCACAAACCATTGAAATAGAATTAGATGTTTTGGTTCCGTATATCGACTGGACGCCGTTTTTCCAGACTTGGGAATTGTACGGGAAATATCCTGCAATTTTAACGGATGAGGTTGTGGGTGAACAAGCGACATCTGTTTTTAACGATGCTCAGGCAATGCTGAAAGTGATTTTGGAAGAGAAAAAACTAAAAGCAAAAGGTATTTACGGAATTTTTCCTGCGAATCAGGTTAATGACGATGATATTGAATTGCGTGATGAAAACGGAAAAGTTTTGGAGAAATTCTTAACGCTTCGTCAGCAGTCGCAAAAAACAAAAGGTGCTCCAAATATCGCTTTAGCCGATTTTATTCTGCCAAAAGAAAGCGGAATAGAAGATTACATTGGAGCTTTTTGCGTAACAACAGGTTTTGGTGTAGACGAATGGGCTGCGGAATATGAAAAGAATTTAGACGATTACAATTCGATTATGGTGAAAGCACTTGCCGATCGTTTTGCTGAGGCTTTTGCCGAATATCTTCACGAGAGAGTGCGTAAAGATTTCTGGGGTTATGATAGCGAAGAATCTTTAACCAACGAAGAATTGATTAAAGAAAATTATAAAGGAATTCGTCCAGCTCCTGGTTATCCGGCTTGTCCAGATCACTTAGAAAAACCAACAATCTGGAAGCTTTTAGATGTTGAAAAACAAATTGGAGTGAAGCTAACAGAAAGTATGGCAATGTGGCCAGCTTCATCGGTTTCAGGATATTATTTCGGAAATCCAAAAAGCCGTTATTTCGGCCTCGGAAAAATAAAAGAAGATCAGGTCACAGATTACGCCAAACGCCGAAATGTACCGCTTGATTACGCAATGAAATGGTTAAACCCTAATATAGCAGATTAA
- a CDS encoding precorrin-2 dehydrogenase/sirohydrochlorin ferrochelatase family protein, translating to MEQNELYPIFLKLHNLNVLIVGGGNVGLEKLSFLLKSSPNANVEVVAPDFHLEIKVLAEKHPSIKLTEKKFKKKMLKKRHMVIACTDDLKVNKKVYDLARKRYLICNIADTPDLCDYYLGGIVTKGNVKIAISTNGKSPTTAKRLREFFEEVIPEDINQMVENLNEYRKTLKGNFEEKVKRMNEITSSLKNKE from the coding sequence ATGGAACAAAACGAATTATATCCAATATTTCTAAAGCTTCACAATTTAAATGTCTTGATTGTAGGTGGAGGAAATGTAGGTCTGGAAAAGCTTTCTTTCTTGCTAAAATCAAGTCCGAATGCTAATGTTGAGGTAGTTGCACCTGATTTTCATTTAGAAATTAAGGTTTTAGCAGAAAAACATCCTTCAATTAAATTGACGGAAAAAAAGTTCAAAAAGAAAATGCTCAAAAAACGTCACATGGTAATTGCCTGTACAGACGATTTGAAAGTAAATAAAAAGGTTTACGATTTAGCAAGAAAACGTTATCTGATTTGCAATATTGCTGATACGCCAGATTTATGTGATTATTATTTAGGTGGAATCGTAACAAAAGGAAATGTAAAAATTGCCATTTCAACAAACGGAAAATCACCAACAACGGCTAAAAGGTTAAGGGAGTTTTTTGAAGAAGTAATTCCGGAAGATATTAACCAAATGGTTGAAAATCTGAATGAATATCGAAAAACGCTAAAAGGCAATTTTGAAGAAAAGGTTAAAAGAATGAATGAGATTACCTCTTCATTAAAAAATAAAGAGTAA
- a CDS encoding class I SAM-dependent methyltransferase: MKQEELQAIASQLKHPTGEKGIEMANMMNETNINMTKHSIQNLNISKENRILELGHGNAGHVEFLFEQAEKIKYYGLEMSELMFQEARQINRNFVSQKQAFFSLYDGNTIPFEDGLFDKIFTVNTIYFWQKPEELLSEIYRVLKPNGNFCLTFAEEDFMKKLPFTQFDFELYSTEKAQELIKKSDFKIVYTETQTEKVKSKTGELVDRAFTTIVLEK, translated from the coding sequence ATGAAACAAGAAGAACTACAAGCCATAGCATCTCAATTAAAACATCCAACAGGAGAAAAAGGAATCGAAATGGCCAATATGATGAACGAAACGAACATCAATATGACCAAACATTCGATTCAAAATCTGAATATTTCCAAAGAAAATAGAATTCTAGAATTAGGTCACGGAAACGCTGGGCACGTAGAATTTCTATTCGAACAAGCAGAAAAAATTAAATACTACGGACTGGAAATGTCGGAACTGATGTTTCAGGAAGCGCGCCAGATCAACCGAAATTTTGTTTCTCAAAAACAAGCTTTCTTTTCTCTTTATGATGGGAATACAATTCCGTTTGAGGATGGATTATTCGATAAAATATTTACTGTAAATACAATCTATTTTTGGCAGAAACCCGAAGAATTGCTTTCAGAGATTTACAGAGTTTTAAAACCAAATGGAAATTTCTGTTTGACATTTGCAGAAGAAGATTTTATGAAAAAACTGCCATTTACGCAATTCGATTTTGAATTGTATAGTACGGAAAAAGCGCAGGAGTTGATCAAAAAATCAGATTTTAAGATTGTCTATACAGAAACACAAACTGAAAAAGTAAAAAGCAAAACCGGCGAGTTGGTTGATAGAGCTTTTACAACTATTGTTCTGGAGAAGTAG
- a CDS encoding HEPN domain-containing protein: MESFRTEIENPVVQKEIIELEKKIHLFRGGKIDDERFRSLRLARGIYGQRQEGVQMIRIKLPYGKVTSEQLVRITQVSDEYSTGRLHITTRQDIQIHYVSLDRTPELWADLAKDDITLREACGNTVRNITGSELAGVDVNEPFDVSPYAHGLFQYLLRNPICQEMGRKFKISFSSSDEDTALSYLHDLGFIPKIKDGQRGFKIMFGGGLGSQPAHAELLSEFVPVNEIIPTAEGIIRIFDRYGERAKRMKARMKFLIKEMGKDVFLDLVEKEKKAIAFETYEIDTTAFDGPIPEPVLEVPQVTIEDTEAYEAWKKSNVIKQKQDGYYAIGIKVLLGDFYTDKARLLAALIKNYGANELRFSLRQNIVIRHIKEENLPFFYQELAKLDFVQLGYNSVGDITACPGTDTCNLGIASSTGIAEELERVLSAEYPQYLNNREIEIKISGCMNACGQHNMSAIGFQGMSINSGKLVAPALQVLLGGGRLGNGAGRFADKVIKVPSRRGPDALRTILNDFDANGSGQKFLDYYDTKGEKYFYEILKPFADVTNLTEADFVDWGNADNYVKAVGVGECAGVVIDLVATLLFEAKEKLILAQESFDEKKWSDAIYHAYAGFVNGAKALLLAENQKTNHHAGIVDLFDTVFIDTNKIELNSTFKDLVYQINKNEPSEAFAKDYIAQATVFFDKIETFRAQELANA, translated from the coding sequence AGTCTTCGTTTAGCGCGTGGAATCTACGGTCAGCGTCAGGAAGGAGTTCAGATGATTCGTATCAAATTGCCTTATGGTAAAGTAACCAGCGAGCAATTAGTGCGTATCACACAAGTTTCTGATGAATATTCTACAGGACGTCTGCATATTACAACGCGTCAGGATATCCAGATTCACTACGTGAGTTTAGACAGAACGCCAGAACTTTGGGCAGATTTGGCTAAAGACGATATCACACTTCGTGAAGCTTGTGGAAACACCGTTAGAAATATTACAGGAAGCGAATTGGCTGGAGTTGATGTAAACGAACCATTTGATGTTTCGCCTTATGCACACGGACTTTTTCAATATTTGTTGAGAAACCCAATCTGTCAGGAAATGGGACGTAAATTCAAAATTTCGTTCTCGTCTTCAGACGAAGATACAGCTTTGAGTTACTTACACGATTTAGGATTTATTCCGAAAATTAAAGACGGACAACGCGGATTCAAAATCATGTTTGGAGGAGGTTTAGGATCTCAGCCAGCACATGCAGAATTGCTTTCAGAGTTTGTTCCAGTAAACGAAATCATTCCAACAGCAGAAGGGATCATCCGTATTTTTGATAGATACGGAGAACGTGCTAAAAGAATGAAAGCTCGTATGAAATTCTTAATCAAAGAAATGGGGAAAGATGTTTTCCTTGATTTGGTTGAAAAAGAGAAAAAAGCGATCGCTTTTGAAACATACGAAATTGATACAACCGCTTTTGATGGTCCAATTCCAGAACCAGTATTAGAAGTTCCGCAAGTTACAATCGAAGATACAGAAGCTTATGAAGCATGGAAAAAATCGAATGTTATCAAACAGAAACAAGACGGTTATTATGCTATTGGAATTAAAGTTCTATTAGGAGATTTTTATACTGATAAAGCAAGATTATTGGCCGCTTTAATTAAAAATTACGGAGCAAATGAATTACGTTTTTCATTGCGTCAAAATATTGTAATACGTCACATAAAAGAAGAGAATCTTCCTTTCTTTTATCAAGAATTAGCCAAACTTGACTTTGTTCAATTAGGATATAATTCAGTTGGAGATATTACGGCATGTCCGGGTACTGATACTTGCAACTTGGGGATTGCAAGTAGTACCGGTATTGCAGAAGAATTAGAAAGAGTTTTAAGTGCTGAATATCCTCAGTATTTAAACAACCGCGAAATCGAAATTAAAATTTCAGGCTGTATGAATGCCTGCGGACAACACAATATGTCTGCAATTGGATTCCAAGGAATGTCTATCAACTCAGGAAAATTGGTTGCTCCGGCTTTACAAGTTTTATTGGGTGGAGGAAGATTAGGTAATGGAGCAGGACGTTTTGCTGATAAAGTAATCAAAGTACCGAGTCGTAGAGGTCCAGATGCGTTGCGTACCATTTTAAATGATTTTGATGCTAACGGAAGCGGACAAAAATTCCTTGATTATTATGATACAAAAGGAGAAAAATATTTCTACGAAATCTTAAAACCTTTCGCAGATGTAACCAATTTAACAGAAGCCGATTTCGTGGATTGGGGTAATGCAGACAATTACGTAAAAGCAGTTGGAGTTGGAGAATGTGCCGGAGTGGTGATCGATTTAGTAGCGACATTATTGTTTGAAGCTAAAGAAAAATTGATTTTGGCTCAGGAGTCTTTCGACGAGAAAAAATGGTCAGATGCAATTTACCATGCATATGCAGGATTTGTAAACGGTGCAAAAGCATTGTTATTGGCAGAAAACCAAAAAACAAACCACCACGCAGGAATTGTAGATTTGTTTGACACTGTTTTTATCGACACTAATAAAATAGAATTAAACTCAACTTTTAAAGATTTGGTTTACCAAATCAATAAAAATGAACCATCTGAAGCTTTTGCTAAAGATTACATTGCACAAGCGACTGTTTTCTTTGATAAAATCGAAACTTTCAGAGCACAGGAATTAGCAAATGCATAA
- the cobA gene encoding uroporphyrinogen-III C-methyltransferase has product MHNIKPKITLVGAGPGDPDLLTLKAVKALAEANVVLYDALANEEILDYAPKNAIRIFVGKRIGNHAYTQDQINQLIVDNALTYGNVVRLKGGDPFIFGRGGEEVEFAESFGIETIVVPGISSVVAVPASQGISITKRGVSESFWAITGTTSDRKLSSDVALAAQSSATVVILMGMHKLPQIIDLFQKEDKGNLPVAIIQNGTTAEEKVGVGTVDSILEVVKEKKLGSPAIIVLGEVVRESNKLKGFYEEFLSKETIH; this is encoded by the coding sequence ATGCATAATATAAAACCCAAAATAACTTTAGTCGGTGCAGGTCCGGGCGATCCCGATTTACTGACGCTGAAAGCTGTAAAAGCATTGGCTGAAGCTAATGTGGTTTTATACGACGCTTTGGCTAATGAAGAAATTCTGGATTACGCACCAAAAAATGCTATTAGGATTTTTGTTGGAAAAAGAATCGGAAATCATGCTTACACTCAGGATCAAATCAATCAGCTGATTGTAGATAATGCTTTGACTTACGGAAATGTAGTTCGATTAAAAGGAGGAGATCCTTTTATTTTCGGAAGAGGTGGAGAAGAAGTAGAATTCGCAGAGAGTTTCGGAATAGAAACCATCGTAGTTCCCGGAATTTCATCGGTAGTTGCCGTTCCTGCAAGTCAGGGGATTTCAATTACTAAAAGAGGCGTTTCGGAAAGCTTTTGGGCGATTACCGGAACAACTTCTGACAGAAAATTATCTTCAGATGTAGCTTTGGCAGCACAATCTTCTGCAACTGTTGTGATTTTGATGGGAATGCACAAATTGCCTCAAATCATCGATTTGTTTCAAAAAGAAGACAAAGGAAATTTACCCGTTGCAATCATCCAAAACGGAACAACAGCAGAAGAAAAAGTAGGCGTAGGAACTGTTGATTCGATTTTAGAAGTTGTAAAAGAAAAGAAATTAGGTTCACCAGCAATTATCGTTTTAGGCGAAGTTGTCCGAGAAAGCAACAAATTAAAAGGTTTTTACGAAGAATTTCTATCAAAAGAAACCATTCATTAG
- a CDS encoding NAD(P)/FAD-dependent oxidoreductase: MIKTDILIIGAGPTGLFAVFEAGLLKLKCHILDALPQPGGQLSELYPKKPIYDIPGFPEVLAGDLVDGLMEQIKQFEPGFTLGERAETVEKQEDGTFIVTSNKGTKFHAPVIAIAGGLGSFEPRKPLIEDIEFYEDKGVKYFIKNPEKFRDKRVVIAGGGDSALDWSIFLANVASEVTLIHRRNEFRGALDSVEKVQELKSAGKIKLITPAEVIGINGAEHVESLDIEENGAHRKIECDYFIPLFGLTPKLGPIGDWGLEIEKNAIKVNNALDYQTNIPGIFAIGDVNTYPGKLKLILCGFHEATLMCQAAYSIINPGKKYVLKYTTVSGVDGFDGTRKEAPKAVVKAIV; the protein is encoded by the coding sequence ATGATTAAAACAGATATACTTATAATTGGAGCAGGCCCAACAGGTTTATTTGCCGTATTTGAGGCAGGATTGTTAAAATTAAAATGCCACATTTTAGATGCTCTTCCACAACCAGGAGGACAGCTATCAGAGTTATATCCAAAAAAACCAATTTATGATATTCCTGGATTCCCAGAAGTATTAGCTGGAGATTTAGTTGACGGACTAATGGAGCAAATCAAACAATTTGAGCCAGGATTTACTTTAGGAGAACGTGCTGAAACAGTTGAAAAGCAAGAAGACGGAACTTTCATTGTAACATCAAACAAAGGAACTAAATTTCATGCACCAGTTATTGCAATCGCAGGAGGTTTAGGAAGTTTTGAGCCTCGTAAACCACTTATCGAAGATATCGAGTTTTATGAAGATAAAGGAGTAAAATACTTCATTAAAAATCCTGAGAAATTCAGAGATAAAAGAGTTGTTATTGCAGGAGGAGGAGATTCAGCTTTGGACTGGAGCATCTTCTTAGCAAATGTAGCTTCAGAAGTAACTTTAATCCACAGAAGAAACGAATTCAGAGGAGCTTTAGATTCTGTAGAAAAAGTACAGGAATTAAAATCAGCTGGAAAAATCAAATTAATCACTCCGGCAGAAGTTATCGGAATCAATGGTGCTGAACACGTAGAATCTTTGGATATTGAAGAAAACGGAGCACACCGTAAAATCGAATGTGACTATTTCATCCCACTTTTCGGATTAACACCAAAATTAGGTCCAATTGGAGACTGGGGATTAGAAATCGAGAAAAATGCAATTAAAGTAAACAACGCATTAGATTACCAAACTAACATTCCGGGAATCTTCGCAATTGGAGACGTAAATACATACCCAGGAAAATTAAAGTTGATCCTTTGCGGTTTCCACGAAGCAACTTTAATGTGCCAAGCTGCGTATTCAATCATCAACCCAGGTAAAAAATATGTATTAAAATATACAACAGTTTCAGGTGTAGATGGTTTTGATGGAACTCGTAAAGAAGCACCAAAAGCAGTTGTAAAAGCGATTGTTTAA